Genomic segment of Myxococcus stipitatus:
CACGTATCGCGTTCGGGACTGTGGCCTCGACAGCAACCTCTCCACGGTGAGCATCAACGTGTCCACGCCCAATCCGCCGACCATCACCTGCCCGGCGGATGTGCGGGTGGAGGCGACGGGGTCCTCGGGCGCGACGGTGACGTATCCGCCGGCCACGGCCACGGACGACAATCCGTCGAATCCCGCGGTGACGTACTCGCATCCCTCGGGGAGCACGCTGCCGATGGGGGAGACGGTCATCACGGCGACGACCCAGGACGCGGATGGGAACCAGGTGTCCTGTACGTTCCGCGTGACGGTGCAGGACACGACGCCGCCGCCGTTGGTGTGTCCGGAGAACGTGAGGGTGATTGGAGACGAGGGCGGTGGAGCGGTCGTGACGTACACGGTGCCTGACTCGGTGGACTCGATTTCCGGTCCCGCGACGGTGACGGCGACGCCGGCGTCGGGGACGCGCTTCCCGGCGGGACAGACGCGCGTCGTCGTCACGGCGACGGATGCGGCGGGGAACTCCGCGAGGTGTGAGTTCGACGTGGTGGTGCAGGCGCGGGTGGTGTCGATTGCTGGAGGCGGGTGCCAGTCCGCGGGAGGTGGCGGGCTCGGCTGGGGCGCCGCGTTGGTGCTCGCGGCGTGGGCGGGCCGTCGGCGGGGCAAGGCGCGCTCCCTCCGGAGTCGGGTTGGGATGGGCACGCTCGCGGTGGCCCTGGTGTCCACGAGTGCGGTGGGGCAGACGGTGTCGAGCCCGCTGGTGGCGTTCGACGCGGAGCGCTTGCGGCTGAGTGCTTCGGCGACGGACTCGTTGATGGTGGATACGGGGCGCGTGCTGTCGGAGGGCGGCTATCGGCTCAGCCTGCTCGCGGGCTACGAGCGCGGCATCCTGATTCTGGAGGGCAACGATGGGAGCAGTCGGTCCATCCTGCACTACAGGACGTCGGCGTGGCTCCAGGGAGCGTGGTCTCCGGTGGACCGGTTGGAGGTGTCTGCGCGGTTGCCGGTCATCATCTCGCAGGGCGGGCATGGGGCGGGCTTGTACGCGGGGGTCTCGGAGCCTTCGTCGTCGGGGTTGGGGACGCCGGAGGTGGGGGCTCGCTACTCGTTGATGCGGCGGGAGGACGGGGCGCCGCTGTCGTTGGCGGTGGGGTTGGATGTGGGGTTGCCGGGAGGCCGGGCGAGTGCGTTCGGGCGTCAGGAGGGCTGGGCGGGGATGCAGTTCTCGCCGCGTGTCTCGTTGGGGCGTGAGGTGGGGATGTTCGCGTTGGGCGCGAGCGTGGGGGCGCGGGTGAGGTCGAAGGAGGTCGAGCCCGGGCGCGACGTGGGGACGGAGCTGGAGCAGTCGGTGGTGGTGGCGACGCGAGGCAAGGGGCTGCGGGGCGAGCTGGCGTTGCAGGTGGCGGAGTCGCTGGTGCATCCGGATGTGGCGGTGGAGTTGTTGGGAGGTGTGCGGCTGCCCATCGGGAGTGGCTTCGAGCTGAATGCGCTCGCGGGGCATGGCTTCACGGACATCCCGGGGACGCCGTCGTGGCGCGTGGGCGCGGGAATCGCCTGGGCGCACGAGCCCGAGCAGAAGCCTGACTCCGACAGCGATGGGGACTCGGTGCCGGACAAGAAGGACAAGTGTCCGCGCGAGGCGGGCGTGCCGGAGAACGACGGCTGCCCGGACCGGGACTCGGATGGGGATGGCGTCGTGGACCGTGAGGACCGCTGCCCGAATGAAGCGGGGAGCGCGGAGACTCAGGGCTGCCCGGAGCCGGACGAGGACGGCGACGGAGTGCCGGACGCGAAGGACCGGTGCCCGAAGGAGAAGGGCACGGCGGAGAACCAGGGCTGCCCGGCGGTGAAGGACACGGACGGCGACGGAGTGCCGGACGAGGAGGACAAGTGCCCGAGCGAGAAGGGCACGACTGAGAACCAGGGCTGCCCGGCGGTGAAGGACACGGATGGCGATGGTGTTCCGGATGGCGAGGACCAGTGCCCGAAGGAGAAGGGCACGGCGGAGAACCAGGGCTGCCCGGCGGTGAAGGACACGGACGGCGATGGTGTTCCGGACGACCAGGACCCGTGCCCGAAGGATAAGGGCACGGTCGAGAGCAAGGGCTGCCCCGAGCCGGTGAAGCAGCCGGTGCCGGAGGAGAAGCTCTCGTTGTCGGGTCGTCGGGTCACCTTCCCGGTGGGCCTCTCGGCCATCGAGGGCGAGGGGGCGCGCGTGTTGGATGAGGTCGTGGAGATGTTGAAGTCACGGCCGGACGTCGCGATTCGCATCGAGGGCCACACGGACAACACGGGGCCGGAGACGCTCAACCGGGAGCTGAGTCAGTCCCGTGCGGAGGCGGTGCGGTCCTACCTCATCCAGCGAGGCATCAACGGCTCGCGCCTCGAGGCCCGAGGCTACGGACCGTCGCGTCCCGTGGCGTCGAACGACACGCCGGAAGGTCGAAGCGAGAACCGGCGCGTGGACTTCGTCATCAAGCGCTGACGCAGTGAATCCAGAGCCGCGGGGCCCACGAGGCTCCGCGGCTCCTACGCGAACGCCACATAGGCCGCGACGCCCACCATGCACGCTCCGAAAGTCCACCCCTGGATGCGCAGGGCCTTCTCGGAGCGGAAGCGTCCCAGGATGAGCTTGCCCCCATAAATCCAGGGGAAGTGGCACACCACGCAGACGCCCAGGAACGCCAGCGTGAGCAGCGCGGCCTGCGTGAGGGCCCCGCTCGCTGGATTGAGGAACTGGGAGAACATCACCAGGACCATCGAGTGGGTCTTCGGGTTGAACGCCACGGCGAGCAGCCCCTCGACGAACCCCAGCTTCTCCACGGACGCGTCCTCTCCCCCCGACGG
This window contains:
- a CDS encoding LysE family translocator, with translation MIAAEVWVMFLGYTVPMVFSPGPGNTVLATAGGRFGIRGSLPFWLGFEVANVALCLVYGLGLGSVLQQIPALHQVLRVCSVVYLLYLAWGFFRSARGPSGGEDASVEKLGFVEGLLAVAFNPKTHSMVLVMFSQFLNPASGALTQAALLTLAFLGVCVVCHFPWIYGGKLILGRFRSEKALRIQGWTFGACMVGVAAYVAFA